Proteins from a genomic interval of Candidatus Binataceae bacterium:
- a CDS encoding biopolymer transporter ExbD, producing the protein MKLRRGREFRHGRIEIIPMIDVMFFLLVTFMLASLSMQSLNSLPVNLPRGSAESFVKQEPTTLTITKEGKVFIDQTETPVEQVAAHLKPLLIARNTHEVAVAADKGALEGVVVEAMLAARQAGADRFLIAVHQQ; encoded by the coding sequence ATGAAACTCCGCCGCGGACGCGAATTTCGTCACGGGCGCATCGAGATCATCCCGATGATCGACGTGATGTTCTTTTTGCTCGTGACTTTCATGCTCGCGTCGCTGTCGATGCAAAGTCTCAATTCACTGCCAGTCAACCTGCCGCGCGGCAGCGCCGAAAGCTTCGTCAAGCAGGAACCGACGACGCTGACGATCACCAAGGAGGGCAAGGTATTCATCGACCAGACCGAAACTCCAGTTGAGCAGGTCGCGGCTCATCTGAAACCGCTTTTGATCGCGAGAAACACCCACGAAGTTGCCGTCGCCGCAGACAAAGGCGCGCTCGAAGGCGTTGTCGTCGAGGCGATGCTGGCGGCGCGGCAGGCGGGCGCCGATCGCTTCCTCATCGCCGTCCATCAACAATGA
- a CDS encoding MotA/TolQ/ExbB proton channel family protein — MSELSNAFDALRYGGAMVYPLLALGVLALVIIFDRAALFYRCLRLPTSLLKIVESWDFSWDTLERELSALGSRNAYARFFRVILENRSHPAWWVESRAADEAGEIEKTLGRGLWVLETIVTAAPLMGLLGTITGMMQAFKVIGGSNLVAPTQVTAGVAQALIATALGLLIALFALFAFNLFSRTQARALDLMERLGTRLSDHIRLDQEGSAPELQAPPVARALEAAR, encoded by the coding sequence ATGAGTGAACTGAGTAATGCTTTCGATGCGCTGCGCTACGGCGGTGCGATGGTGTATCCGCTGCTCGCGCTCGGCGTGCTCGCGCTGGTTATCATTTTCGATCGCGCGGCGCTCTTCTATCGATGCCTGCGGTTGCCCACATCGCTGCTCAAGATAGTCGAGTCGTGGGACTTCTCCTGGGACACATTGGAACGCGAGCTGTCCGCATTAGGATCGCGCAACGCCTACGCCCGCTTCTTCCGCGTCATCCTCGAGAACCGCTCCCATCCAGCGTGGTGGGTCGAGTCGCGCGCCGCTGACGAGGCCGGCGAAATCGAAAAAACCCTCGGCCGCGGCTTGTGGGTGCTCGAAACCATCGTCACCGCGGCGCCGCTGATGGGTCTGCTCGGCACCATCACCGGCATGATGCAGGCCTTCAAAGTGATCGGCGGCTCGAACCTGGTGGCGCCGACCCAGGTCACGGCGGGTGTCGCGCAGGCATTGATCGCGACGGCACTCGGTCTTCTAATCGCCCTGTTCGCGCTCTTCGCCTTCAACCTTTTCTCGCGCACCCAGGCCCGCGCGCTCGATTTAATGGAACGCCTCGGCACTCGGCTCAGCGACCACATCCGTCTCGATCAGGAAGGAAGCGCCCCCGAGCTGCAAGCGCCGCCGGTAGCTCGCGCACTCGAGGCCGCGCGATGA
- a CDS encoding alpha/beta hydrolase: MRVQVGDVRMFFDVEGAKLRPDGQTMREVPTLILLHGGPGFDHSVFKPDLSGLADIVQIVYIDHRGNGRSDRSSAEKWNLDQWGDDLQAFCNALEIERPIVMGESFGGMVAMSYAARHPGHPAKLILASTSAKIRPDRSIKVFERLGGKDARDVAERFFEDPSPDKMAAYIEKCLPLYNQRPRSAGWMQRSVQNFELTEYFFKGEIRTFDLLPHLARIKCPTLITAGEQDPITPIESSEDIARAIPAGLARLERFENAGHGTHHDEPEHFDRVVREFISS, translated from the coding sequence ATGCGTGTGCAGGTTGGCGATGTCCGGATGTTCTTCGATGTCGAGGGCGCGAAGCTGCGGCCCGACGGTCAGACGATGCGCGAGGTGCCGACGTTGATCCTGCTCCACGGCGGCCCCGGTTTCGATCATTCGGTGTTCAAGCCCGACCTGTCCGGCCTCGCTGATATCGTGCAGATCGTTTATATCGATCATCGCGGCAACGGACGCAGCGACCGCAGCTCGGCCGAAAAATGGAACCTCGATCAGTGGGGCGACGATCTGCAAGCCTTCTGCAACGCGCTCGAGATCGAGCGGCCGATCGTGATGGGCGAATCGTTTGGTGGAATGGTCGCGATGTCGTACGCGGCGCGCCATCCCGGGCATCCAGCCAAACTCATCCTCGCCAGCACTTCAGCAAAGATTCGTCCGGATCGATCGATCAAAGTATTCGAACGCCTGGGCGGCAAGGACGCACGCGATGTCGCCGAGCGCTTCTTCGAGGATCCTTCGCCAGACAAGATGGCCGCCTACATCGAAAAATGTCTTCCGCTTTACAATCAGCGGCCCCGCAGCGCGGGTTGGATGCAACGTTCGGTGCAGAATTTTGAGCTGACTGAGTACTTCTTCAAAGGTGAGATTCGGACCTTCGACCTGCTGCCGCATCTCGCACGTATCAAGTGCCCGACCTTGATCACGGCCGGCGAGCAGGATCCGATAACGCCAATTGAAAGCTCGGAGGATATCGCGCGCGCAATTCCGGCCGGCCTCGCGCGGCTCGAGCGCTTCGAGAACGCGGGCCACGGGACGCATCATGATGAGCCCGAACATTTCGATCGCGTGGTCCGCGAATTTATATCGTCATAG
- a CDS encoding energy transducer TonB, with amino-acid sequence MSVHSLPRPPLDDPQKRLLWIVPAALIVWLFMLSGFALLLGERSAPQTTTLEAQIIELPPPPPPVAVGLQGNGKPAAAAIPKPAIPHHAPAHHKAVSARPTIATPKVALPPEPSASAGAGAASGPANPPEGAGVGSESTSPEEGEGGSGSGLGPGNDSSGARAIAAPTPVIPDDLREDALEAVAVARFTISSDGSVKVALIRPTNNPRINELLLDTLAKWQFFPAVRNGEPIDSTVDIRIPISVH; translated from the coding sequence ATGAGTGTGCATTCATTACCGCGGCCGCCGCTGGACGATCCGCAGAAGCGTCTCCTCTGGATCGTTCCCGCGGCGCTCATCGTGTGGCTCTTCATGCTCAGTGGCTTCGCTCTCCTGCTCGGAGAGCGCAGCGCGCCGCAAACGACCACGCTCGAAGCGCAGATCATCGAGTTGCCGCCGCCCCCGCCTCCGGTTGCGGTGGGTTTGCAGGGCAACGGCAAACCGGCAGCTGCTGCGATTCCGAAGCCCGCCATACCGCATCACGCACCGGCGCACCACAAAGCGGTTTCCGCGCGTCCTACTATCGCGACACCGAAAGTGGCGCTGCCGCCCGAGCCTTCAGCATCGGCCGGAGCCGGCGCCGCATCTGGGCCTGCGAATCCGCCTGAAGGAGCGGGCGTTGGCTCTGAAAGCACTTCGCCGGAAGAAGGCGAAGGCGGCTCCGGCAGTGGCCTTGGTCCCGGCAACGATTCCTCCGGCGCGCGCGCGATCGCCGCGCCTACACCAGTCATTCCGGATGACTTGCGCGAGGACGCGCTCGAAGCGGTGGCAGTTGCGCGCTTTACAATATCTTCCGATGGAAGCGTAAAAGTTGCGCTGATCAGACCGACCAACAACCCCCGCATAAACGAGCTGCTGCTCGACACGCTGGCGAAATGGCAGTTCTTTCCGGCCGTGCGCAATGGAGAACCGATCGACTCAACCGTCGATATTCGGATTCCGATCTCAGTGCACTAG